A single region of the Streptomyces sp. NBC_00236 genome encodes:
- a CDS encoding DUF6629 family protein: MCWSATADLVAGTAISAIGAACVLRTRRARDLPLAALPLLLGAHQVIESVVWRADGGTGPATVAWAVIALPVLALWVPLGVLCAAPPRARRRLAVPVAAGAATSAVLAYGLAARPVTAQIRGHTLGYVLDLPRPGLLVAGYLLATVGSLLLSGDRVLVWLGVLVAGGAAVCAALWRLEFISTWCAFAAVCSVVLLGWSGRRRAGTAGRPARAAGE; encoded by the coding sequence ATGTGCTGGAGTGCGACCGCCGACCTCGTCGCGGGCACGGCGATCTCGGCGATCGGTGCGGCGTGCGTGCTCCGCACCCGCCGGGCCCGGGACCTTCCGCTCGCGGCGCTGCCGCTGCTCCTGGGAGCCCACCAGGTCATCGAGTCCGTGGTCTGGCGCGCGGACGGCGGAACGGGGCCGGCCACCGTCGCGTGGGCGGTCATCGCCCTGCCGGTCCTGGCGCTGTGGGTGCCGCTGGGCGTGCTGTGCGCGGCTCCGCCGCGGGCCCGGCGCAGGCTCGCGGTGCCGGTGGCGGCGGGGGCGGCGACCTCGGCGGTCCTCGCGTACGGCCTGGCGGCCCGGCCGGTGACGGCGCAGATCCGTGGCCACACGCTCGGGTACGTCCTCGACCTGCCGCGGCCCGGACTGCTCGTGGCGGGCTACCTCCTGGCCACCGTCGGATCGCTGCTCCTGTCCGGCGACCGGGTGCTGGTGTGGCTCGGCGTGCTCGTCGCGGGCGGGGCCGCGGTCTGCGCCGCGCTGTGGCGGCTGGAGTTCATCTCCACCTGGTGCGCCTTCGCCGCGGTCTGCTCGGTGGTCCTGCTCGGCTGGTCCGGGAGGCGCCGGGCCGGGACCGCGGGCCGCCCTGCCCGCGCGGCCGGGGAATGA
- a CDS encoding SpoIIE family protein phosphatase, with the protein MPDTGAPVPGTPSAVGMTDALLDTLFSQSAVGLHVLDTDLRVERVNSLSDAVSPERIVGLHFTEAYRLDAPEESEELLRGVLESGVPVLNHGIRGQLMGAPGPDRSLTVTVHRLDDPSGRPLGLLAAVVDVTEREKSRERVDALAAVRRNVGHSLDMEAICEGFVRALVPRFADFAVVEVVDDVLRGSSAPLSPLRSDVPLRRAAQLGTGGDTPVGMTRQLPAGTPYALAANDLRPRLVQLGPDTPWLDSDPVAGHQVRAIGAHSLIVAPLKLHGAFLGLVSMYRCPGSEPFEERDLTFVLTAAAHTALSIETSRRYARDHVIASTVQRRLLPQYNGARIAVETAHVLLPGRNSGCWFDTIGLSGARTALIIGNVAGHGLQTAITMGQLRTALHALAGLDLDPDEVLARLNDTADRLARERRSLPPGDSLHRQPLTATCMYAVYDPFSRTCTVARAGHPAPVAVDPDGRPIALDVPEGPSLFSDDSAPFATATVELAEGSVLAFFTGALLSDDRSVTRVQDALAYPDRPLQELCDAVVYNIPAEVHPDGAALLLARTGVVPPDRVATWELAHDRTTPAMARTLVRDRLEGWNLGEETIEATELIVSELITNAVRYGTPPLHLRLLLDRTLTCEVHDTSPVAPHLRHARTVDEGGRGLFIVSQLATHWGTRYGVDGKALWTEQEISPDAVS; encoded by the coding sequence GTGCCGGACACCGGTGCACCGGTCCCGGGGACGCCCTCGGCCGTTGGGATGACGGACGCCCTCCTGGACACTCTGTTCAGCCAGTCCGCGGTGGGACTGCACGTGCTGGACACGGACTTGCGCGTGGAACGGGTCAACTCCCTGTCCGACGCGGTCTCGCCCGAGCGGATCGTGGGACTGCACTTCACCGAGGCGTACCGGCTCGATGCCCCCGAGGAGTCGGAGGAACTGCTGCGCGGTGTACTGGAGAGCGGCGTGCCGGTCCTGAACCATGGGATCCGCGGGCAGCTCATGGGCGCGCCCGGGCCCGACCGCAGCCTGACGGTCACGGTCCACCGCCTCGACGACCCCTCCGGCCGGCCGCTCGGACTGCTGGCGGCCGTCGTCGACGTCACCGAACGGGAGAAGTCGCGCGAGCGGGTGGACGCCCTGGCCGCCGTCCGCAGGAATGTAGGGCACTCCCTCGACATGGAAGCGATCTGCGAAGGGTTCGTGAGAGCACTCGTGCCCCGGTTCGCGGACTTCGCCGTGGTCGAGGTGGTGGACGACGTACTGCGCGGTTCGAGCGCACCGCTCAGCCCGTTGCGTTCCGATGTCCCTCTGCGCCGCGCGGCGCAGCTGGGGACCGGCGGGGACACCCCGGTGGGCATGACCCGGCAGTTGCCCGCGGGCACGCCGTACGCACTCGCCGCCAACGATCTGCGGCCCCGGCTCGTCCAGCTCGGCCCGGACACCCCGTGGCTGGACTCGGACCCGGTCGCCGGGCACCAGGTCAGGGCGATCGGCGCCCACTCCCTGATCGTGGCTCCGCTGAAACTGCACGGGGCCTTCCTCGGCCTCGTGAGCATGTACCGCTGCCCCGGCTCGGAGCCGTTCGAAGAGAGGGACCTCACCTTCGTCCTGACGGCAGCCGCCCATACGGCGCTGAGCATCGAGACCTCGCGGCGCTATGCGCGCGACCATGTGATCGCCTCGACGGTCCAGCGCAGACTGCTGCCGCAGTACAACGGCGCCCGGATCGCCGTCGAGACCGCGCATGTGCTGCTCCCGGGGCGCAACAGCGGCTGCTGGTTCGACACCATCGGGCTGTCCGGCGCCCGGACCGCGCTGATCATCGGGAACGTGGCCGGGCACGGACTCCAGACCGCCATCACCATGGGGCAACTGCGGACCGCGCTGCACGCCCTGGCCGGTCTCGACCTGGATCCCGACGAGGTTCTGGCCCGCCTCAACGACACGGCCGACCGCCTCGCCCGGGAGCGCCGGTCGCTCCCGCCGGGTGACTCGCTGCACCGCCAGCCGCTGACGGCGACGTGCATGTACGCCGTCTACGACCCCTTCTCCCGGACCTGCACGGTCGCGCGGGCGGGGCATCCGGCGCCGGTCGCCGTCGATCCGGACGGCCGCCCGATCGCCCTCGACGTGCCCGAGGGGCCATCTCTGTTCTCGGACGACAGTGCCCCGTTCGCCACCGCGACGGTCGAACTCGCCGAGGGCAGTGTGCTGGCGTTCTTCACCGGTGCCCTGCTCTCCGACGACCGGTCCGTGACCAGGGTCCAGGACGCGCTCGCCTATCCGGACCGCCCTCTGCAGGAGCTGTGCGACGCCGTCGTCTACAACATCCCCGCCGAGGTACACCCGGATGGTGCCGCCCTGCTGCTCGCCCGGACGGGCGTCGTCCCGCCCGACCGGGTCGCCACCTGGGAGCTGGCGCACGACCGGACCACGCCCGCCATGGCCCGGACCCTGGTCCGCGACCGGCTCGAAGGCTGGAACCTCGGTGAGGAGACGATCGAGGCGACCGAGCTGATCGTGAGCGAGCTGATCACCAACGCGGTCCGCTACGGAACCCCGCCCCTGCATCTGCGGCTCCTGCTGGACCGCACCCTCACCTGCGAGGTCCACGACACGAGCCCGGTGGCCCCGCATCTGCGTCACGCCCGCACCGTCGACGAGGGCGGCCGCGGCCTGTTCATCGTCTCCCAGCTCGCCACCCACTGGGGCACCCGGTACGGCGTCGACGGGAAGGCCCTGTGGACCGAGCAGGAGATCTCGCCCGACGCCGTTTCCTGA
- a CDS encoding DUF6777 domain-containing protein has protein sequence MSDQPPSSGRPTGPPSGPLSGPSQEGPVPPPPERPSGPPAGPPSGGGHDGPPGPGGPGGPGETPQGPGNAPRTPWWRSVPKVATIAVALVAAVVLTVVLTRPDGSDQAGGEVFLQAAGSTGPDPFTGSTARSSAGDATPTAVPSPVASASRARSNVTQGVDGAAPGLYGGTRKVSSCDVEKQITALADQPAKNKAFASVEGIAPSGVPAYLRALTPVRLRLDTRVTNHGYENGSATSYQAVLQAGTAVLIDDRGVPRVRCACGNPLLPPVALRGNPQQKGEAWPGYRAGEVVVVEPAAQPVNVFVMFDPETEGWFERDAGDTGAGDKKTGPPAESDSSRCPPRSGGGSAEPCPSDPSSRAPSSGKPSSPPTEPGESTEPPPPPPSSEEPPPSPPPTSEEPPPTSESAPEPAAPQTGESDAPPPAPPASGDGTADGAA, from the coding sequence GTGAGTGACCAGCCGCCGTCGTCCGGCCGCCCCACGGGGCCGCCGTCGGGACCGCTTTCGGGTCCTTCGCAGGAGGGGCCCGTCCCGCCGCCTCCCGAGCGTCCGTCCGGCCCGCCTGCGGGTCCGCCCTCCGGCGGCGGCCATGACGGACCCCCCGGTCCCGGCGGTCCGGGTGGCCCGGGCGAGACCCCGCAGGGCCCGGGCAACGCCCCGCGTACCCCTTGGTGGCGGTCGGTGCCGAAGGTGGCGACGATCGCCGTCGCCCTGGTGGCGGCGGTGGTGCTGACCGTGGTCCTCACCCGGCCGGACGGATCGGACCAGGCGGGCGGGGAGGTGTTCCTCCAGGCGGCGGGATCGACCGGCCCCGATCCGTTCACCGGTTCGACCGCACGCAGCAGCGCCGGGGACGCGACGCCCACCGCCGTACCGAGTCCGGTGGCGAGCGCCTCCCGTGCCCGGTCCAACGTCACCCAGGGCGTGGACGGTGCGGCCCCCGGCCTGTACGGCGGGACCCGCAAGGTCTCCTCCTGCGACGTGGAGAAGCAGATCACCGCCCTTGCGGACCAGCCGGCCAAGAACAAGGCCTTCGCCTCGGTCGAGGGCATCGCCCCGTCGGGCGTCCCGGCCTATCTGCGCGCCCTCACTCCGGTCCGGTTGCGGCTCGACACCCGCGTGACCAACCACGGCTACGAGAACGGCTCCGCCACGAGCTACCAGGCGGTCCTCCAGGCCGGCACCGCGGTACTGATCGACGACCGCGGAGTGCCCAGGGTCCGGTGCGCCTGCGGCAACCCGCTGTTGCCACCGGTCGCGCTGAGGGGAAACCCGCAGCAGAAGGGCGAGGCGTGGCCGGGCTACCGGGCCGGAGAGGTCGTGGTGGTGGAACCCGCCGCACAGCCGGTGAACGTGTTCGTCATGTTCGACCCCGAAACCGAGGGCTGGTTCGAGCGGGACGCGGGCGACACGGGTGCCGGCGACAAGAAGACCGGTCCGCCCGCCGAATCGGACTCCTCGCGGTGTCCGCCACGGTCCGGCGGCGGTTCGGCCGAGCCCTGCCCGTCGGATCCCTCCTCACGTGCCCCGTCGTCCGGGAAGCCGTCGTCACCCCCGACGGAGCCCGGTGAGTCGACGGAGCCGCCCCCGCCGCCCCCTTCGTCCGAGGAGCCGCCCCCGTCACCGCCGCCGACTTCCGAGGAGCCCCCGCCGACCTCGGAGTCGGCCCCGGAGCCCGCGGCTCCGCAGACCGGGGAGTCCGACGCCCCACCGCCCGCCCCGCCGGCGTCCGGTGACGGGACGGCGGACGGGGCGGCGTAG
- a CDS encoding lamin tail domain-containing protein, with protein sequence MSRSARRITAAVLASGALVAAAALPAVADDHDHGYGHGRGHSHRSAVVLGEIQYNSPGRDNGSNRSLNGEWVTVTNTSRHSVNLRGWTLRDESRRTYRFDLRLPGRSSVRVHTGIGRDSRTDVYQDLRRYVWDRSDTATLRDAHGHKVDSKSWGHRHGGRH encoded by the coding sequence ATGTCCCGTTCCGCACGACGGATCACCGCTGCTGTTCTCGCTTCCGGCGCGCTGGTGGCCGCCGCCGCCCTCCCGGCGGTCGCAGACGACCACGACCACGGCTACGGCCACGGACGCGGTCACTCCCATCGCTCGGCCGTCGTTCTGGGCGAGATCCAGTACAACAGCCCCGGCCGCGACAACGGTTCGAACCGGAGCCTGAACGGCGAATGGGTCACCGTCACCAACACGAGCCGCCACTCGGTCAACCTGCGCGGCTGGACCCTCCGTGACGAGAGCCGCCGCACCTACCGGTTCGACCTGCGTCTGCCGGGCCGCTCCTCGGTTCGTGTGCACACCGGTATCGGCCGCGACTCCCGCACCGACGTCTACCAGGACCTCCGCCGCTACGTCTGGGACCGCAGCGACACGGCGACCCTGCGCGACGCGCACGGCCACAAGGTCGACTCCAAGTCCTGGGGTCACCGCCACGGCGGCCGCCACTGA
- a CDS encoding rhamnogalacturonan lyase codes for MAPEHPRSPRGRRTRTLIGAFTAGVLAAAGLIVTGQTSHAATARQAEALDRGVVSVHTDAGNLISWRWLATDADDVSFNVYRAGTKVNASPVTGSTNYFHAGAPNSADYTVRAVVGGVEQSDSVHAIQFRSGYKDVPISPPAGGTTPDGVAYTYEANDASVGDLDGDGALDFVLKWQPTNAKDNSQSGYTGNTIVDGIKLDGTRLWRVDLGRNIRSGAHYTQFQVYDYDGDGRAEVAMKTADGSVDGRGTVIGSASADHRNSSGYILSGPEYLTMFNGQTGAAMGTVDYVPARGTVSSWGDSYGNRVDRFLAGTAYLDGARPSLIMARGYYTRTVIAAWDWRGGAFTRRWTFDTNSSTNSGKGYDGQGNHQLSVADVDADGKDEIVYGAMAVDDNGNALWTTKNGHGDAMHVGDLDPSRSGLEEFKVDEDSSKPSSWMADARTGQIIWSTPAAGDNGRGVSDDIWSGSAGAESWSSAVDGVRNPKGAVVASRKPSSANFLSWWDGDTTRELLDGTHIDKYGTSGDTRQLTGASVHSNNGTKATPAISGDLFGDWREEVVWATTNNTALRIYSTPYETGTKITTLLHDTTYRTALAWQNTAYNQPPHPGFFIGSGMATAPRPTVSTP; via the coding sequence GTGGCTCCTGAGCATCCCCGATCCCCCCGCGGCCGCCGCACCCGTACCCTGATCGGCGCCTTCACCGCAGGCGTGCTGGCCGCCGCCGGACTGATCGTCACCGGTCAGACCTCGCACGCCGCGACCGCGCGCCAGGCGGAGGCGCTGGACCGCGGCGTCGTCAGCGTCCACACCGACGCCGGCAACCTGATCAGCTGGCGCTGGCTGGCCACCGACGCCGACGACGTGTCCTTCAACGTCTACCGCGCCGGTACGAAGGTCAACGCCTCACCGGTCACCGGCTCGACGAACTACTTCCACGCCGGGGCCCCCAACTCGGCCGACTACACGGTGCGGGCGGTCGTCGGCGGCGTCGAGCAGAGCGACTCCGTGCACGCGATCCAGTTCCGCAGCGGCTACAAGGACGTGCCCATCAGCCCGCCCGCCGGCGGCACGACCCCCGACGGCGTCGCCTACACCTACGAGGCCAACGACGCCTCGGTCGGTGATCTCGACGGCGACGGCGCACTCGACTTCGTACTGAAGTGGCAGCCCACCAACGCCAAGGACAACTCCCAGTCCGGCTACACGGGCAACACGATCGTCGACGGCATCAAGCTCGACGGCACCCGGCTGTGGCGCGTCGACCTGGGCCGCAACATCCGCTCCGGCGCTCACTACACCCAGTTCCAGGTGTACGACTACGACGGTGACGGCAGGGCCGAGGTCGCGATGAAGACCGCCGACGGCAGCGTCGACGGCAGGGGAACAGTGATCGGCAGCGCGTCGGCCGACCACCGCAACTCCTCCGGCTACATCCTGTCCGGACCCGAGTACCTGACCATGTTCAACGGGCAGACGGGCGCCGCCATGGGCACCGTCGACTACGTCCCCGCGCGTGGCACCGTCTCCTCGTGGGGCGACAGCTACGGCAACCGCGTCGACCGCTTCCTGGCCGGCACCGCCTACCTCGACGGAGCCCGGCCCTCGCTGATCATGGCCCGCGGCTACTACACCCGCACGGTGATCGCCGCCTGGGACTGGCGGGGCGGGGCGTTCACCCGGCGCTGGACCTTCGACACCAACAGCTCCACCAACTCGGGCAAGGGATACGACGGCCAGGGCAACCACCAGCTGTCCGTCGCCGACGTGGACGCGGACGGCAAGGACGAGATCGTCTACGGAGCCATGGCCGTCGACGACAACGGCAACGCCCTGTGGACGACGAAGAACGGCCACGGCGACGCCATGCACGTCGGGGACCTGGACCCGTCCCGATCCGGACTCGAGGAGTTCAAGGTCGACGAGGACAGCTCGAAACCCTCGTCATGGATGGCTGACGCCAGGACCGGCCAGATCATCTGGTCGACGCCCGCCGCCGGCGACAACGGACGAGGCGTCAGCGACGACATCTGGTCCGGCAGCGCCGGCGCCGAGTCCTGGTCGTCGGCGGTCGACGGGGTACGCAACCCCAAGGGCGCCGTCGTCGCGAGCCGCAAGCCCTCCAGCGCCAACTTCCTGTCCTGGTGGGACGGCGACACCACCCGGGAACTCCTCGACGGTACCCACATCGACAAGTACGGCACCTCAGGCGACACCAGGCAGCTGACCGGGGCGTCGGTCCACTCCAACAACGGCACCAAGGCCACCCCCGCGATCTCGGGCGACCTGTTCGGCGACTGGCGCGAGGAAGTGGTCTGGGCGACGACGAACAACACCGCACTGCGCATCTACTCCACGCCGTACGAGACCGGCACGAAGATCACCACGCTGCTCCACGACACCACCTACCGCACGGCCCTGGCCTGGCAGAACACGGCGTACAACCAGCCCCCGCACCCGGGCTTCTTCATCGGCAGCGGGATGGCGACGGCGCCGCGGCCCACCGTGTCGACGCCCTGA
- a CDS encoding streptophobe family protein, with protein MSTQGSDGRDRTGTRSAHGWGDAFLTVLAGLLVMGVTAALGLWAAGAAELPGGSFPRVVAAVVVMAAGGSVALSGNAGELARTHADISVLPLSVTLVGALVLAAGFLRPLRHRAVATTRELAGWAGRIAALWLLVLIALSLLARQTFEVPAADPTGGVIGDVLDASPRVGFRAEIPLTLVLGLLWLAGVLVLALLVASGAPLPARLVRFQETVRPAAYATVALLLAYVLVGLVIALVVVVTRGHPAETFAVILLGLPNLVWLVFTLGLGASWEGKVDGPFGLPMPQVLDSVLRTPDLSTLNVSTLAEQDGRVWWCVVAAALFTLAAAFLMATRSPARTRPWQHAVHMAVALGLTVLAVCLLVRISAHYGLSLLGLGDLGGGLGGEVLLRPRLWGALGIAVLWGLVTGFLGGLLAVRVHRRGEVDPESA; from the coding sequence GTGAGCACACAGGGATCGGACGGCCGGGACCGTACGGGAACGCGGTCTGCGCACGGCTGGGGCGACGCCTTCCTGACCGTCCTCGCCGGGCTGCTGGTCATGGGCGTCACCGCCGCCCTCGGCCTGTGGGCTGCGGGCGCCGCGGAACTGCCCGGCGGTTCCTTCCCCCGTGTGGTCGCTGCCGTGGTCGTCATGGCGGCGGGCGGATCGGTCGCCCTGTCGGGGAACGCGGGGGAACTCGCCAGGACGCACGCGGACATCTCGGTGCTGCCACTCTCGGTCACCCTCGTCGGCGCGCTCGTCCTCGCCGCCGGATTCCTTCGCCCGCTGCGTCACCGGGCCGTCGCCACCACCCGCGAACTCGCCGGATGGGCCGGCCGGATCGCCGCGCTGTGGCTCCTGGTGCTCATCGCGCTGTCCCTCCTGGCCCGGCAGACCTTCGAGGTTCCGGCGGCCGATCCGACGGGCGGCGTCATCGGCGACGTGCTCGACGCCTCGCCGCGGGTCGGGTTCCGCGCCGAGATCCCGCTCACCCTGGTCCTCGGCCTGCTCTGGCTGGCCGGCGTCCTCGTCCTGGCCCTGCTCGTCGCGAGCGGCGCGCCGCTCCCCGCACGGCTGGTGCGTTTCCAGGAAACGGTGCGCCCGGCCGCGTACGCGACGGTGGCACTGTTGCTCGCGTACGTGCTGGTGGGCCTGGTCATCGCGCTCGTCGTCGTGGTGACCCGCGGGCATCCCGCCGAGACGTTCGCGGTGATCCTGCTCGGACTGCCCAACCTCGTCTGGCTGGTGTTCACCCTGGGCCTCGGGGCGTCCTGGGAAGGCAAGGTGGACGGGCCGTTCGGACTGCCGATGCCGCAGGTACTGGACTCCGTCCTGCGGACACCGGACCTCTCCACGCTGAACGTCTCCACGCTCGCCGAGCAGGACGGCCGCGTCTGGTGGTGCGTCGTCGCCGCCGCGCTGTTCACCCTGGCGGCCGCGTTCCTGATGGCCACGCGTTCACCGGCCCGGACGCGTCCATGGCAGCACGCCGTGCACATGGCGGTGGCCCTCGGCCTCACCGTGCTCGCCGTGTGCCTGCTCGTCCGGATCTCGGCTCACTACGGTCTGTCCCTCCTCGGCCTCGGCGACCTCGGCGGCGGGCTGGGCGGCGAGGTGCTGTTGCGACCGCGGCTGTGGGGCGCGCTCGGGATCGCCGTGCTGTGGGGGCTCGTCACCGGCTTCCTCGGCGGGCTGCTCGCCGTCCGCGTCCACCGGCGCGGTGAGGTGGATCCGGAGAGCGCTTAG